A genomic window from Deltaproteobacteria bacterium includes:
- a CDS encoding coproporphyrinogen III oxidase — translation MTICLATTVTARRAYDLVNELQAYFVSKLDALPEPVQGSRFNPASWLRAGGKFGGGTRFIATDEQLFNRASVNVSQIQYENDATKKMASATALSTIVHPRRPDMPSMHMHISWTEMKDGSGYWRVMGDLNPALPDADDKSLFEQAFVDAVGRELCTYGMAQGAEYFYIPALKRHRGVAHFYLEAHTSGVFDADLTMAGRFGRTVIETYHKISLSHLGSPSTLTPSDWAAQLAYHSIYFLQVLTLDRGTTSGLLVHAENDVGILGSLPSHVDKALLRSCVPQLPKLQQTLLSNLLDVLPDAPKSLVDDAVKAKLATVVRQFYQEHPEAQELMARADRLAPTQQNHRGAE, via the coding sequence ATGACCATATGTTTAGCAACAACGGTAACGGCAAGAAGGGCCTACGACCTAGTGAATGAGTTGCAGGCATACTTTGTATCTAAACTTGATGCCCTACCCGAGCCGGTACAGGGGTCACGTTTTAATCCGGCTAGCTGGCTGAGAGCCGGTGGCAAATTTGGTGGGGGCACGCGATTCATCGCTACCGATGAACAGCTATTTAATCGCGCCTCGGTCAACGTGTCGCAGATTCAATACGAAAACGATGCTACAAAAAAAATGGCTTCGGCAACGGCGCTATCGACTATCGTCCACCCACGTCGCCCAGATATGCCATCGATGCACATGCATATAAGCTGGACCGAGATGAAGGATGGTAGTGGCTACTGGCGCGTGATGGGGGATCTAAATCCAGCCTTACCAGATGCTGATGATAAATCCCTATTTGAACAGGCATTCGTTGATGCAGTCGGACGTGAGCTCTGCACTTACGGAATGGCGCAGGGAGCGGAATACTTTTATATCCCGGCACTTAAGCGCCATCGCGGTGTTGCGCACTTTTATCTGGAGGCCCACACGAGCGGCGTCTTCGATGCTGATCTAACCATGGCCGGGCGCTTTGGCCGCACCGTCATCGAAACTTATCACAAGATCAGTCTCAGTCACTTGGGGTCACCGAGCACTCTCACCCCGAGTGACTGGGCTGCTCAGTTGGCTTACCATAGTATTTATTTTCTCCAAGTGTTGACACTGGACCGTGGGACGACATCGGGACTGCTTGTACATGCAGAAAATGACGTCGGCATTTTGGGTTCGCTTCCCTCGCATGTAGACAAGGCGCTACTCCGCTCGTGCGTACCCCAGTTGCCAAAGCTCCAGCAGACACTGCTCTCAAACTTACTTGATGTCCTGCCTGACGCTCCCAAAAGCCTTGTCGACGATGCGGTCAAGGCTAAACTAGCAACCGTTGTGCGCCAGTTTTATCAGGAACATCCGGAGGCTCAAGAATTGATGGCTAGGGCCGACAGACTTGCCCCTACGCAGCAGAATCATCGCGGAGCAGAGTAG